One part of the Eptesicus fuscus isolate TK198812 chromosome 20, DD_ASM_mEF_20220401, whole genome shotgun sequence genome encodes these proteins:
- the KCNJ16 gene encoding inward rectifier potassium channel 16, with amino-acid sequence MSYYGSSYPIVNVDPKFPGYPPEHILAEKRRARRRLLHKDGSCNVYFKHIFGEWGSYVVDIFTTLVDTKWRHMFVIFSLSYILSWLIFGSIFWLIAFHHGDLLNNPDITPCVDNVHSFTGAFLFSLETQTTIGYGYRCVTEECSVAVLTVILQSILSCIINTFIIGAALAKMATARKRAQTIRFSYFALIGMRDGKLCLMWRIGDFRPNHVVEGTVRAQLLRYTEDSEGRMTMAFKDLKLVNDQIILVTPVTIVHEIDHESPLYSLDRKAVAKDNFEILVTFIYTGDSTGTSHQSRSSYVPREILWGHRFNDVLEVKRKYYKVNCLQFEGSVEVYAPFCSAKQLDWKDQQLHNMEKAPPGRGSGLSDTKVRRRSFSAVAIVSSCESPEEPPSSALDECKEAPYQKALLTLNRISVESQM; translated from the coding sequence ATGAGCTACTACGGCAGCAGCTACCCGATCGTGAACGTGGACCCCAAGTTCCCGGGTTACCCCCCGGAGCACATCCTCGCCGAGAAGAGGCGGGCCCGCCGGCGGCTGCTGCACAAGGACGGCAGCTGCAACGTGTACTTCAAGCACATCTTCGGGGAGTGGGGCAGCTACGTGGTGGACATTTTCACCACGCTGGTCGACACCAAGTGGCGCCACATGTTCGTCATCTTCTCCTTGTCTTACATCCTCTCCTGGCTGATCTTCGGCTCCATCTTTTGGCTGATCGCCTTTCACCACGGAGACCTGTTGAACAACCCGGACATCACGCCCTGCGTGGACAACGTCCACTCTTTCACGGGCGCCTTTTTATTCTCCCTGGAGACCCAGACCACCATCGGCTACGGCTACCGCTGTGTCACCGAGGAGTGCTCTGTGGCCGTGCTCACGGTCATCCTCCAGTCCATCCTGAGCTGCATCATCAACACCTTCATCATCGGAGCTGCCTTGGCCAAGATGGCAACGGCTCGGAAGAGAGCCCAGACCATCCGCTTCAGCTACTTCGCCCTCATCGGCATGAGGGATGGGAAGCTCTGCCTCATGTGGCGGATCGGGGACTTCCGGCCCAACCACGTGGTGGAGGGCACCGTGCGGGCCCAGCTTCTCCGCTACACAGAAGACAGCGAGGGCCGCATGACCATGGCCTTCAAAGACCTCAAGTTGGTCAATGACCAGATTATCCTTGTCACGCCCGTCACCATTGTTCATGAAATCGACCACGAGAGCCCTCTGTACTCCCTGGACCGCAAGGCAGTGGCCAAGGACAACTTTGAGATTTTGGTGACATTCATCTACACGGGCGATTCCACAGGGACCTCCCACCAATCCCGAAGTTCCTACGTCCCCCGGGAGATTCTCTGGGGTCACAGGTTCAACGATGTCTTGGAGGTGAAGAGAAAGTACTACAAAGTGAACTGCTTACAGTTCGAGGGGAGCGTGGAGGTCTACGCCCCCTTTTGCAGTGCCAAACAGCTGGACTGGAAGGACCAGCAGCTGCACAACATGGAGAAGGCCCCCCCAGGCCGAGGGTCCGGCCTGTCAGACACCAAGGTCAGGAGAAGGTCATTCAGTGCCGTTGCCATCGTCAGCAGCTGCGAAAGCCCCGAGgagccccccagctctgccctggatGAGTGTAAGGAAGCACCTTACCAAAAAGCTCTCCTGACTTTAAATAGAATCTCCGTGGAATCCCAAATGTAG